The Priestia megaterium NBRC 15308 = ATCC 14581 region ACTGTTTCAATATTATGGTTTAAAATATCAGGACGTGCGTCCATTACAATACGTAAGTTCTCTTCCACACCGCCCATATCAGAAGGCAATACTTCAATTGTTGTGAATGGATTTTTACGACGAATCGCACGAATTGTTTCAGCTAATACGCTTGCTCCTCCGTCTTTTAAATCATCGCGAGCTACTACTGTAATAACCGCATGTTTTAAGTTCATTAGCTGAACAGAATCCGCTACGCGTTCTGGCTCTTCTAAATCTAATTCTGTTGGTAAACCTGTCTTAACCGCGCAAAAACGACAGGCACGTGTACATACTTCTCCCAAAATCATAAAAGTTGCCGTACGACGAACAGCCCAACACTCATGAATATTCGGACATCTTGCTTCTTCACAAACTGTATGAAGGTTTTTTTCACGCATCATTTTCTTTAAGCCTGTGTAATTTTCGTTTGTGTTTAGCTTAATCTTCAGCCACTCGGGTTTGCGGACATGCT contains the following coding sequences:
- the lipA gene encoding lipoyl synthase, producing MATKEEHVRKPEWLKIKLNTNENYTGLKKMMREKNLHTVCEEARCPNIHECWAVRRTATFMILGEVCTRACRFCAVKTGLPTELDLEEPERVADSVQLMNLKHAVITVVARDDLKDGGASVLAETIRAIRRKNPFTTIEVLPSDMGGVEENLRIVMDARPDILNHNIETVRSLTPRVRARAKYERSLEFLRRAKEMQPDIPTKSSIMLGLGETKEEIIETMDDLRANNVDIMTLGQYLQPTKKHIKVQKYYHPNEFEELKEIALSKGFSHVEAGPLVRSSYHADEQVNAAAKNKAQESK